The sequence TACGCCAAGGATTCGTGATAGACCCCGGTGGCCTCAAGGAACACCTTCAGTTCCCCGGCTGTGGCTCCGGTGTGCGTGCAACACCAATCAACCAACGCGGCGAAGTCGTCCACTTGATTGGTAAATACCTTGGTTTTGACCTTCAGACTTTCCGGGTCGCGTAGCCACAGACAGTCGAGCTTTTGCTTGCTGACATCGATTCCAATAACCGCCATCTCTCGATCCTTGCCTTGTTCATACAGCCTCACTCCGCTGGAGGGGCTTGGATACCATTCAGGAGTTGGAGAAGTGGGCCGGGAGCACAATCTACGAAACAGAGTCAGGCTCTCAGGATGGGAACGGCTTTCCCGGCCTTGGGCATCAAGGTAGCTAACCTCATTGCCCTGGAGAGATACAAGGATGTGGTTGAGCGCAGCGATACCCATCGCCCCTAACGAACAGCATGGGTATCGCTGCGCTCAACCCATCCTACGTTCTACGCCCCTGATCAGCCCGCAGGGCCTGGCCGCAGTCCCGGATCAGTGGAAATCCCGGCTTTTCACATCCAGGCCGGCGAGCAGCGGCGTGAGGTCGTGCAGGCGGCGGGCGATCAGGTGGCGTACGCCATCCACCGATTCCAGGCGGCCGTCCACCTGCAGCAGTTTCGAGCCCACCAGGATGCGACGCTGACGTTCGGCCAGGTCGTGCCAGACCACCACGTTGACCATGCCGTGCTCGTCTTCCAGGGTGACGAAGATCACCCCGCTGGCGGTCTGTGGCCGCTGCCGCCCCACCACCAGGCCGGCGACGCTGACCTGTCGGCCGTGCTCCACGCCCGGCAGCTCCCGCGAACTGCGGCAGCGCCGTTTAGCCAGGGCGCCGCGCAACAAAGTCATCGGGTGTGGGCCGAGGGTCGTGCCCAGGGTGGCGTAGTCGGTGAACATATCCTCGCCCACGCTGGGCAGCGGCAGGTCTACCTGGACTTCGCCGCGTTCCGGCAAGTCGGCGAACAGCGGCGCCTGCACCTCGACCCCGGCCACCGCCCAGCGCGCCCGGTGGCGGTGCCCGGCCAGGCCACGCAGGGCGCCGGAATCGGCCAGCAGGTCGCGGGCACGGGCATCCAGGCGGGCGCGCTGGACGAGGTCGGTGACGCTGGCAAAGGGCGCGACCTGCAAAGCCGCCTCGATGTGCCGGGCATCGTCCTCGCGGAAGCCGCGCACCAGGCGCAACCCCAGGCGGATGGCCAACTCGCTCCCCTGCCCCACGGGCTCCAGGGAACAGTCCCAGGCGGAATGCCGGACATCCACCGGGCGCACCTCGATGCCATGTCGGCGGGCGTCCTGCAGGACCTGGTCGGGGCTGTAGAAGCCCATGGGCCAGCTGTTGATCAGGGCACAGGCGAAGGCCGCCGGCTCGTGGCATTTCAGCCAGCAACTGGCGTAGGTGAGCAGGGCGAAACTGGCGGCGTGGGACTCGGGGAAGCCGTAGCTGCCGAAGCCCTTGATCTGCTCGAAGATCTGCTCGATGAACGCCTGCTCATAGCCCTTGGCGAGCATCCGCGAGGTCAGCCGCTGGCGGTGGTGCTCCAGCCCGCCGTGGCGCTTCCAGGCGGCCATGGAACGGCGCAATTCGTCCGCCTCGCCGGGGCTGTAGTCGGCGGCGACCATGGCCAGTTGCATCACCTGCTCCTGGAACAGCGGCACGCCCAAGGTGCGCTGGAACACCGGAACGAGTTCTTTCTTCGGGTAGGTCACCGGCTCTTCCTTGTTACGCCGGCGCAGGTAGGGGTGGACCATGTTGCCCTGGATGGGCCCCGGACGAACGATGGCCACCTGGATCACCAGGTCGTAGAAGGTCCTGGGCTTGAGGCGCGGCAGCATGGACATCTGCGCCCGCGACTCGATCTGGAACACGCCGATGGAGTCGGCGCGGCTGATCATCTCGTAGGTGGCCGGGTCCCCTTCCGGCAGGCTCGCCAGGGTCCAGCGGGTACCGCGATAGCGCTCGATCAGGTCGAAGCAGCGGCGTAGCGCGCTGAGCATCCCCAGGGCCAGTACATCCACCTTGAGCAGACCCACCAGGTCGAGGTCGTCCTTGTCCCACTGGATCACGGTGCGCTCGGCCATGCTGGCGTTCTCCACCGGCACCAGGCTGTCCAGGGGCGCCTCGGAAATCACGAAGCCGCCGGGGTGCTGCGACAGGTGCCGGGGAAAACCGATCAGCTCATTGGTCAGCGCCAGCACCCGGCGCAGCACCGGGCTCTCCGGGTCGAAGCCCACCTCTTGCAGGCGCTCGGCCTTGGGCGCCGAATCGCTCCAGCCGCCGCAGCAGTCGGCCAGGGCGTTGACCTGGTCCGGCGGCAGGCCGATGGCCTTGGCCACATCCCGGATGGCGCCGGCGCCGTGATAGGTGCTGACCACGGCGGTGAGTGCCGCCCGGTGCCGTCCGTAGCGCTGGAACACGTACTGGATGACCTCTTCGCGGCGCTCATGCTCGAAGTCGACGTCTATGTCCGGCGGCTCGTTGCGCTCCCTGGACATGAAGCGCTCGAACAGCAGTTCGGTGCCGTTGCAGGGGTTCAGCTCGGTGATCCCGAGGGCGAAGCAGACCACCGAGTTGGCCGCCGAACCGCGCCCCTGGCAGAGGATGTGCTGGCGACGGGCGAACCGAACGATGTCGTGCACCGTGAGGAAGTAGCTCTCGTAGCCCAGCTCGGCGATCAGCGCGAGCTCCTTCTCCACCAGGCTCCGCGCCTTCTCCGGCACCGCGTCGGGCCAGCGCTCGCGCAATCCCCGCTCGGTTTCATGGCGCAGCCAGGTGCTGGGGCTATGGCCTGCCGGCACCAGCTCGCGGGGGTACTGGTAGCGCAGCTGGCCCAGGTCGAAGCCACAGCGGCGGGCGATGCGTACCGACTCGGCGAGCAGTTCGGCGGGGTAGAAACTGGCCAGCAGCTCGCGGCGGCGCAGGTGGCGCTCGCCATTGGGGAACAGCCGGTGCCCGGCCTCGGCCAGGGTGCAGTGGTGACGCACCGCGGTCATGCAGTCCTGCAGGGCGCGGCGACCACGGGCGTGCATGTGCACATCGCCGGTGGCCACCGCGGGGATGCCCAGGCTCTCGGCCAGGGCCAGGAGGCGCGCCAGGCGGCCGCTGTCGTCCGGCCCCCGGTGCAGCTCCAGCGCCAGCCACAGGCGCTCGGGGAAGCACTGGCGCAACCAGGAACCGTCGCCGGACTCGCCCTCGGAGTCGGGCACCCAGAGGGCCAGCAGGCCGTCGGTGGGTTCGTCCAGGTCCTCGCGCAGCAGGCGGTACTCGCCCTTCTTCGCCCGGCGCCGGGCCCGGGTGATGAGGCCGCAGAGATGCTGGTAGCCGACCAGGTTCTCCACCAGCAGCACCAGCTTGGGACCGCCCTCCACGCGCATCTCGCTGCCGATCACCAGGGGCAGCCCGGCCTCCTTCGAGGCCTGCCAGGCGCGGACGATACCGGCCAGGGTGCATTCATCGGTGATCGCCAGTGCCTGGTAACCGTGCTCAAAGGCCCGGCGGAACAGCTCCTCGGCACTGGAGGCCCCACGCTGGAAGCTGAAGTTGGACAGGCAATGCAGCTCGGCGTAGTCGCTCATGCGAACCAGCCGTGCAACAGCAACGGCCCCTCACCGCCCACCGCGCGAAAGGCCCAGCCACGCTGGCCGCAACGGGTCTGCACCAGGTAGTAGTCACGGCGCAGGTCGGCGCCGTCCCACCAGCCGGACTCGATGCGCTCGGGGCCGGCGAGGATGCGCACGCTGCCGTCGCGCAGCACCAGCGGCTCGCGCAGCAGCCAGCCAGGGCGCGTCGCGCCGGACGGCAGCGGGGGCGATGGGCTCGCGCCATCCAGTTGCCAGGCGCGTTCGGGTCGGTGGTCGGCGCGGGCGGCGAGGCCGTGTACGGCGGCATCCCCCAGGCGGGCGCGCAGGCGTTCGCGCAGTTGCTCCCAGGGCAGGGATTGTTGCGGGCGTTCGTCGAACAGCTCGCGGCGCTCCGGCACGAAGGCCGGCAGGTCCCGCGCCTGCAGGCGGAACGCGCGCACCGGCGCCGGTACCTGCAATTGTTCGAGCCGGCCGCGAGCCAGCTCGAAGAGCATGGCCGCCTCGCGCTCGGCGCTGAGCAGGCCCACCGGCACCAGCGTGTCGGCGAGGTCGCGGTGCTCCAGGTGCAGGCTGAAGCGCTGCACGCCGCTGTCGCGGCTGGCGAGGAAGGCCGCCAGGTCGGCGGTCAGGCGACGCAGGGGAAAGAGCAGCGCCTGGTGGGATTCGACCTCGAAATTCAGCTCGATGCGCAGGTCGAACTCGTCCGGCGGGCGATAGCACTCCAGGGCCAGCGGCCGCTCGCCGAGCAGGCTGTCGAGGTGCCGCAGCACCTCTGCCGGGAAGCGCCGGGCCAGTGTGTCCCGAGGCAGCGCCAGCACCTGGCCGAGGTTGCGCAGGCCCATGCGCACGAAGGCGGTGGCGGCGTCCCGATCCAGCCCGGCGCGGTCCACCGGCAGCCGCCCCAGGGCATCGCGCAGCTCCTCCTGGCTCGTGACCGCCAGGCCGTCGCAGGCATTGGCGAGCATCCGCGCCGCCACCGGGTTGGGCGCGGCGACTATGCGGTGGCGAAAGCCCAGGGCCGCCAGCTCCCGCCGCAGCCGCGCCTCGAAACGTGGCCAGGGACCGAACAGGGCGAAGCTGGATTCCACCTCCAGCAGCAGGCAGCGCGGATAACGCAGGCTGACCTGAGAGCTGAAGCCATAGGCCCAGGCCGCCAGCAGCTGTTCCCAACGCTCGATCTGCGCGGGGTCGTGTTCCACCAGGGCGAAGTCACGGGTCAGGGCGTGGGCGGCACTCAGCGACTGGCCGGGGCGCAGGCCCAGGGCCTTGGCCGCCGGATTGAGGGCGCGCAGCACGCGGCGCTGGGGCGTGCCGCTGACCAGCGCCAGGGGCGCCTCGGGGTCGGGGTGAGCACGCAGCACGCCATCCAGCGCCAACTGCGGCAGCAATATGCAGGCCCAGCGCATGGCGGCTACCGGGCCAGGGCGATGGGCGCGGCCGGCGCCAGGCCGCCCCGGCACTTGAGCACCCGCAGCTGCGCCGGCTGGCCATCGACGGCGATGCGCAGAGCCGCCGGCGAAGGATTGAGGGCGGCCTCCAGCGGACGGTAGGCGAAAGCCAGGGTCTGGCCGGTTTCCGCGGCCACCTGCAACCGGCGCAGGGCGCGGTCATCGGCCTGCTGCGGCCAGCAGAGCACCGCGCCGCAGCTGCCGGAACGCAGGCACTGCTCGGCGGCCCAGAGGGCGTCACGGCCGCTGGCCTCCACCAGCGCCAGCCAGCGCAGGTCCACGCCGGCCGCCTGCCAGGCCTGTGGATAAGGGATGTGTGGCGGCGCCACCAGCACCACCCGCTCGGCACTGGCAGTGAGGCGCGCCAGGGTCGGCCAAAGCAGGCGCAGTTCACCCAGGCCCGTGGCCGCCACAAGGATTTCGCTGAGGGCGGCCTCGGGCCAGCCACCGCCGGGCAGGACCCGGTCCAGGGCGTCGAGGCCCGTGGGCTGGTCGCTGCCGGCCGGCTGCGTGCCGGGCTGGCCTTTCCAGACCCGCCGCTCGTTGAGCAGGGTGTCGAGGGCAACGACGGCACCCATCAGCGCCGTCCATTGCCGGAAGAGAAAAACGGCAGCCCCCGGAGAGAGCTGCCGAAAGGGCCAGGAAAAATTACCAAGGCCATTGGGGGAAATCCTACAGATACTGTATTTATATACAGTAAATAGCAGAGACTTCTCCCGGTCAATCCGGAAAAGACAGAAGGCCTGCGGGAGCACGAGGCTCCCGCAGGTCAGACGCTCAGCCCATCACTTGATGTAGTGGTTGCCCCAACGCTCGGCCTGGCGCACCGACTGCTGGCGCAGGGTGGTGGCACCCTCGGCCGCCTTGGCGGCAGCGGCGATCTCGTCGTCGATCACCTTGGTCGACAGCGACAGCCAACTGGTGGCGAAGGCCATGGCGTCGCCATTAATCTCCAGCGCGTTCAGGTCGATGTTGGCGGTGTTGTCGCAACCCTGGTGGTAGCAGGGATCAAAGGGCTGGCCGGCGGCGCCGCCGTACTTCTGCGCCTGTTCCTCGCTCTTGATGTCTTCGGCGCCGGTGAACAGGCCGCCGAAGGGAATGCCCAGCTCGAAGAACTGCGCATAGTCGGAGCGGAAGTCGATCTGGGTGCCTTCGAAGGGTTCGCCACGCAGCTTGAAGTAGGCCTCGAACAGACGCTCGATGGCGGCCGAGCCGGGCGGGCCCTGCAGGCCGAAGGAAGAGCCGTCGCCGTCATAGATGAAGTTGCCGAAGTTCGGCGAACCTATCATGTCGAAGTTCAGGTAGGCCTTGATCCGCTGGCGCTCCGTCTCGCTCAGGCTGTTGACGTAGAAGGTCGAGCCCACCAGCCCCGACTCTTCCGCGCCCCACCAGGCGAAGCGCACCTTGTTCTGCGGATGCGCCTTGCTCAGCAGCACGGCCATTTCCAGCAGCGCCGCGCTGCCCGAGCCGTTGTCGTTGATGCCGGGCCCCTCGAACACCGAGTCCAGGTGCGCGCCGGCCATCACCACGTTCTTCGGATTACCACGCCGGGTCTCGGCCACCAGGTTGAAGGTCTGCGTCTTCTCGCGGATCACGTCCGCCACCAGGTGCAACTGCAGGCCGGCGGTCTGGGACCAGGCCACGCCGTTGTCGTAGGTGGCGAAGAGCACCGGGATGCCGCCCTCGTAGGTATCGCCCAGGGTGACGTTCTCCAGGCCCTTGCGGTCCTCGGTGTTGCCCTGGTTGAAGATGATCACCCCCGCCGCGCCGGCGGCCGCGGCGTTCTCCGCCTTCACTTCGAAGTTGCAGCTACCGCGCTGGACCAGGGCGATGGCGCCGCTGGGAAAACCGGCGAAATCCTCGACCTCGCAACCACTGGTGGAAGCGTTGCCGGCGCCCAGGGCCAGGTCCACCGCCACCACCGGCGCACTGACATCACCGGGATCGGTCTGCGACAGGTAGTTGAAATCCTCCTCCCAGACATAGCTCGCCGGCTGCGGCGCCAGGGCCTGCAGAGTGCCCGGCCCCTTGGGGAAGTAGGCGGTGAAGGGGAAGGGTTGTACCCGCACCTGGTAGCCGGCGCGCTCCAGGGTCTTCTTCACGTAATCGAGCGAGGCCTGGTAGCCCGGCAGGCCGGCGGCGCGGTTGCCGTCGTTGAGCGTGGCGATGTCCTGCAACTGGTTCAGGCGTCGCATCACATTGCTCGCCTCGAGACAGCGCGGCAGGCCCAAGGGCGTGCCCACCAGGATCGGCGACTTGCAGAGGGCGGGGTTGGGTTTGCCGGGGCTCCAGAAGTCGCCAAAGTCGGCTCCTTCAGGCCCGGGGGCGGCAAGGGTGGAAGTGGAAGCTGCGAGAACCAGAGAACCAACAACACGTCTGACGCTGTACTTGTGGGTCATGACTCCAATCCTTTTGAAGTGGTTGTAGGCAGGCCTCGATGGCGTGACGCCATGGTCCGGTACGGCTTCCTCTGGACGGGCCTAGGAGAAGAGACTGGCGCAAGATCGTTCGGTTCTTCGGTTTCTGCTAAAAAACGTGCACTTTGTCGCCTTTTTCCCTGAAGTTCGCCGCAGATGTACCAGCAATGTGCCACCAAAGAAGTGGCCATCTCATGTCACACACCCGGCGACATGCACGCAGCTTCTATGCTCAATCCACCCCCCGACGCAGGAACCTGCCATGTGCGGCCGCTACGTCAGCCCATCGGATCGCGCCATCGAAGACTACTGGCACATAGGCGCCCGGGATTCCGGCCGCTGGCTGCAGAACTTCAACGTGGCCCCCACCACGACGGTTCCCGTGCTGCGCCTGGATGACCAGGGCGAACTCGAACTGATCCCCGCGCGCTGGGGGCTGATTCCTTCCTGGTGGAAGGAGGCCAAACCACCGACCATGTCCTTCTTCGCCCGCAGCGAAGAGGCCGCCGGCAAACCCCTGTGGCGCCAAAGCCTGCGCAGCTTCCGCTGCCTGATGCCCGCCAATGGCTGGTACGAATGGAACCCGCAGCAGCAGGCACGCAACGCCAAGGGCCGGCCGGTGCACCAGCCCTACTACCTCCACTGCCCGGACGACCCGGTGCTGGCCATGACGGCCATGTGGGCGAACTGGACCAGCCCGGACGGCCGCAGCATCACCTCCTGCGCCCTGCTCACCCGCGAAGCCGCACCCGGCATCCGTGCCATCCACCAGCGCATGCCGGTGATCCTGCCTCCCGAGCAGTTCGAGTGCTGGCTGGAACCCCGGACGACGGCCGAGCAACTGCAACAGGCAATCGCCCAGGCACGCGACGACTTCACCGGCTACGCGGTGTCCACGCGGGTGAACGATGTGCATAACAACGATGTGGGGCTGATCGAGGCGGTGGAGCTCGAGGAGCAATAGGACCGATTCCCATCGACAGCGGAAATCGGGCATACACTTACCCGGAACGGCAGTGGCTACCCGGGGGAAGATACCCGCCCTCCGACGACGGCCTCAGCTCCCAGGCACCCTGCCCCAACGGCTGGCCGGCAACAGGCCGGACAGCCATGTGCAACGGCCTGGAGCAACAGCCATGACAACCACTCCCACTGGCAACTCTTCAGCAGTACTGCGTCGCAGCAACCTCTGGTTTATTTTTTCCGCCCTGCTGGTTGCAACAGGCTGTGCACAAAACCCCGACATCAGATCCAGCCGCGACGGAACGTCCGGAGTGACGGCCAGTGATAATCCCCAGTACATGAACTGCGTGAAGGACCGCCAGAACGCACAGGGCTTCACCCAGGAAGAAAACGGCAAGACCCTGCTCTATATCGGCAGCACCGACCCCACCAAGGCGTCGGGCCTTGTCGAACTCACCAGCGCCAACGGGCAGAACCAGTTCGCCGTCTACCAGCGTGCGGCCTGGCAGGACAGGGGCAGGTTGATCAATGCGGCGCTGGCTTGTGCCAGGACCTGAGGTAGATAGGCGTAATGGGCGGTAAGTAGCGTCCCTGAATGGAAAAGCCCCGCAGACCAGAAGACTGCGGGGCTTTTCCATGTATGGCGGGGAGATAGGGGTTTAATCGTGCTGGTGGCTGGCTCAGTACGCCGCAAGGCAAATCAAGAGGCCTGAGTAATGAAAGCTGGTTGTCGTGCCGCGTCGAACGAGACATTAGGCCTAGGTAGCCTTAAGAGGCTAAAAATAGATAAGTAGCCTTTTTAGGCTACTTTGTTTGAATGTCTTGCCCCAGTATCAGAAGCGCCACCAAGCCAACGCCGATACTGATACTGAAACTGAGCAAGGTGCCTAGCAGGATGTATTCGCTGAGCGCTCGATGATTGGCGCCCTTCACTTCATTGAAACGCAGGATGCTCTTGGCCGTAAGCAGGAAGCCAACCGCCTCCCACTGTTGCAACAGCACGAACGTAAGAATCATCGCGCGCTCCAGGTAACCAATAAGAGCCCCGGCATTATTCAAGGAGCCGTCCCTTGAAGATATCGACGTCAACCAGGGCTGCAGCATCGCGACTATCAGCCTCGAAGCCGGCTGCAGCACCATCATGTAAGCCAGGAGGACAACAAGATTGTGGGCATTCAGGGCGCTATTGAGATACCCCACCACCTCCCCCCAATACCCTTTGCTGGTCAACCATACGGCCAGGATGATCGACAGGTTGCCTAGCAACTCGACGACGAACCTCATCGCATTTCCAGGGCCGCCCAACGACAAGCAATAGTTGAGCAACAACCAGGACGACGAGACAGCGAGCCCCGCCGTCAATGCGAAGATCCAGCCCTGGCCGAAGGCAGCCAACACAATCAGTACTGCCAGCCCATGAAGCCCGGCCAACAGCCACCGCTCCCAAGCTCTGACCGGTCGAGTCGCTTGGTCGATCATCCGCCGCAATGGCAGCAGAAACTCCAGTAGCGTGAAACCCAATAACAAGAACAGCAGCAGGACCTTTGCCTCACTCATGCAACAATTCCATGATCCATTCGCAGGCACGCTCCAGGTAGCGGTCCACCAAACGAGCGTTGGCCCGTTGTAATGCCTTGTTCACGGTCACACGGGATTTGCCGAGGAGTTGCGCGGTGCCCTGCTGATCCCGTCCCTCCAACGCTTGGAGGTAGTAAGTTTGCGCTTCAACGGCAGTCCACCCATCGAGGATTGCCCCAACGAACTCCGTTACCAGCCCAAGGCGTTCTTGCAGCTGACTATCGCTGCAAAAAACCGCGAGGCTGTTTTTCTTCATGCCATCCAGCCCTTGGCCGGAGAGCACGAACGCTTCGCCGAACCCTCGCTGAGACTCCACCGCACCAATGCCGACCGCAATTCGCGCATCCCATCGCTCCTTGGACGGGCTGGAGGCGATCAACCCAGCGCGGAGCAATACCGCGCAGCGAACTGCATCAGCCGTGCGCTCCGGCACCAGTTGAAAGCCGTCGCCACGGAAGGTCTCTGCCTTGAAACCAAAGGGTGCTTCCAGCCTGTTCAGGACAGCCTGCAAGCTGTCGATATAGGCCAACGTGTCATTGGACGACTGGGAATGGATCAAATCACCGGTCAGTACTGCCTTGATCGTCATAGATAAACCGGAAACTGGCGATGGATGCTGAAAAGTAGCCTTAAAAAGCTACTAATGCAAAAGAGCCCTTTCTGGGCTACAGGACAACGTCTACCTGAGGGAAGAAGCCGAGCAGGCTGCGCTCGGCTTTATCGATGCCCTGGAGCGGGCCTACAAGCACATCAGCCGGCACCCCGAATCAGGTTCATCGCGATACGCCCCATGCGCTCGATCTGCCGGGATTGCGCTCCTGGACGCTGAAGCGCTATCCCTACCTGGTCTTCCATATCGAGCGTGAAGATCGCACTGATGTTTGGCGGGTGCTGCATGGGATGAGGGCGTACAAGCGTGGATACAACAGAGCGGCGAAAGATAATCCATCCCCTTTCTCCGTACCTTTTTCTATTGATCTCGAGAAACTCGTTTCTATCCCATGCCGCCTCGACCAAAACCAGACATGTCTGATTTTTCATCCCTATTCGAACGTCGCACTCTTGCTGTGGTTATCCCTCCAAACCAGAGAGAAAGAGCCCTATGCAAATCCACGAAGGTGAGTGCCGAGTAGGCGATGTTTTGTCGCTGAACATCCTGGAAGGCAAGGCAAGTAACGAGCTGATGCATCTGCTCCTGACTCATGGGATCGAGATCGAGGTCGTATCGATTCTGGGCGACACCGTGAAGCTGGTTGTGCGTGCACCGCAGAAAATGCTGATTGTTGAAGAGTTGGCTGCTCTGCCTTGAAGCGGTTGGAGCGGTAGGTATTCAGTCTGTCTTGGCCCGCAGGGTGAACCGGCGGACCGCTGGCTGCTTGAGCAGGAGTGGACGGCATGAAGGCTGAAACCCAGGGCCCCGCCCCGCAGAATGCCGCTCGGACGCTGTCGTTCCTGGGGCAGACGGTGCTTGCGGAACTGGTCTGGGACGACGTGCCACGGTCGTTGTGGCGCTGCTATCACATCATGGGCGTGGTGGTGCCGCTGGAGGGCATCTACGAGGCTGGGCACTTCCTGGTGATGGATGCGCTGGAGGGCG is a genomic window of Pseudomonas resinovorans NBRC 106553 containing:
- a CDS encoding error-prone DNA polymerase — encoded protein: MSDYAELHCLSNFSFQRGASSAEELFRRAFEHGYQALAITDECTLAGIVRAWQASKEAGLPLVIGSEMRVEGGPKLVLLVENLVGYQHLCGLITRARRRAKKGEYRLLREDLDEPTDGLLALWVPDSEGESGDGSWLRQCFPERLWLALELHRGPDDSGRLARLLALAESLGIPAVATGDVHMHARGRRALQDCMTAVRHHCTLAEAGHRLFPNGERHLRRRELLASFYPAELLAESVRIARRCGFDLGQLRYQYPRELVPAGHSPSTWLRHETERGLRERWPDAVPEKARSLVEKELALIAELGYESYFLTVHDIVRFARRQHILCQGRGSAANSVVCFALGITELNPCNGTELLFERFMSRERNEPPDIDVDFEHERREEVIQYVFQRYGRHRAALTAVVSTYHGAGAIRDVAKAIGLPPDQVNALADCCGGWSDSAPKAERLQEVGFDPESPVLRRVLALTNELIGFPRHLSQHPGGFVISEAPLDSLVPVENASMAERTVIQWDKDDLDLVGLLKVDVLALGMLSALRRCFDLIERYRGTRWTLASLPEGDPATYEMISRADSIGVFQIESRAQMSMLPRLKPRTFYDLVIQVAIVRPGPIQGNMVHPYLRRRNKEEPVTYPKKELVPVFQRTLGVPLFQEQVMQLAMVAADYSPGEADELRRSMAAWKRHGGLEHHRQRLTSRMLAKGYEQAFIEQIFEQIKGFGSYGFPESHAASFALLTYASCWLKCHEPAAFACALINSWPMGFYSPDQVLQDARRHGIEVRPVDVRHSAWDCSLEPVGQGSELAIRLGLRLVRGFREDDARHIEAALQVAPFASVTDLVQRARLDARARDLLADSGALRGLAGHRHRARWAVAGVEVQAPLFADLPERGEVQVDLPLPSVGEDMFTDYATLGTTLGPHPMTLLRGALAKRRCRSSRELPGVEHGRQVSVAGLVVGRQRPQTASGVIFVTLEDEHGMVNVVVWHDLAERQRRILVGSKLLQVDGRLESVDGVRHLIARRLHDLTPLLAGLDVKSRDFH
- a CDS encoding carbon storage regulator, translated to MQIHEGECRVGDVLSLNILEGKASNELMHLLLTHGIEIEVVSILGDTVKLVVRAPQKMLIVEELAALP
- a CDS encoding SOS response-associated peptidase → MCGRYVSPSDRAIEDYWHIGARDSGRWLQNFNVAPTTTVPVLRLDDQGELELIPARWGLIPSWWKEAKPPTMSFFARSEEAAGKPLWRQSLRSFRCLMPANGWYEWNPQQQARNAKGRPVHQPYYLHCPDDPVLAMTAMWANWTSPDGRSITSCALLTREAAPGIRAIHQRMPVILPPEQFECWLEPRTTAEQLQQAIAQARDDFTGYAVSTRVNDVHNNDVGLIEAVELEEQ
- a CDS encoding M28 family metallopeptidase, producing the protein MTHKYSVRRVVGSLVLAASTSTLAAPGPEGADFGDFWSPGKPNPALCKSPILVGTPLGLPRCLEASNVMRRLNQLQDIATLNDGNRAAGLPGYQASLDYVKKTLERAGYQVRVQPFPFTAYFPKGPGTLQALAPQPASYVWEEDFNYLSQTDPGDVSAPVVAVDLALGAGNASTSGCEVEDFAGFPSGAIALVQRGSCNFEVKAENAAAAGAAGVIIFNQGNTEDRKGLENVTLGDTYEGGIPVLFATYDNGVAWSQTAGLQLHLVADVIREKTQTFNLVAETRRGNPKNVVMAGAHLDSVFEGPGINDNGSGSAALLEMAVLLSKAHPQNKVRFAWWGAEESGLVGSTFYVNSLSETERQRIKAYLNFDMIGSPNFGNFIYDGDGSSFGLQGPPGSAAIERLFEAYFKLRGEPFEGTQIDFRSDYAQFFELGIPFGGLFTGAEDIKSEEQAQKYGGAAGQPFDPCYHQGCDNTANIDLNALEINGDAMAFATSWLSLSTKVIDDEIAAAAKAAEGATTLRQQSVRQAERWGNHYIK
- a CDS encoding DNA polymerase Y family protein, whose product is MRWACILLPQLALDGVLRAHPDPEAPLALVSGTPQRRVLRALNPAAKALGLRPGQSLSAAHALTRDFALVEHDPAQIERWEQLLAAWAYGFSSQVSLRYPRCLLLEVESSFALFGPWPRFEARLRRELAALGFRHRIVAAPNPVAARMLANACDGLAVTSQEELRDALGRLPVDRAGLDRDAATAFVRMGLRNLGQVLALPRDTLARRFPAEVLRHLDSLLGERPLALECYRPPDEFDLRIELNFEVESHQALLFPLRRLTADLAAFLASRDSGVQRFSLHLEHRDLADTLVPVGLLSAEREAAMLFELARGRLEQLQVPAPVRAFRLQARDLPAFVPERRELFDERPQQSLPWEQLRERLRARLGDAAVHGLAARADHRPERAWQLDGASPSPPLPSGATRPGWLLREPLVLRDGSVRILAGPERIESGWWDGADLRRDYYLVQTRCGQRGWAFRAVGGEGPLLLHGWFA
- the imuA gene encoding translesion DNA synthesis-associated protein ImuA is translated as MGAVVALDTLLNERRVWKGQPGTQPAGSDQPTGLDALDRVLPGGGWPEAALSEILVAATGLGELRLLWPTLARLTASAERVVLVAPPHIPYPQAWQAAGVDLRWLALVEASGRDALWAAEQCLRSGSCGAVLCWPQQADDRALRRLQVAAETGQTLAFAYRPLEAALNPSPAALRIAVDGQPAQLRVLKCRGGLAPAAPIALAR